One part of the Diadema setosum chromosome 6, eeDiaSeto1, whole genome shotgun sequence genome encodes these proteins:
- the LOC140229415 gene encoding intraflagellar transport protein 46 homolog: MADDSEDEKPGTKLVSNQLYDESVEVPDAEEVASVYTPSPRQPGLLPGPNSHLGGARGSPSAMADQSDEDFETGPMETKPISQSMPQQALQRPEGSEDDDDDDDDDDDDDETGSSEEEEDDDDNVGTRLEGAYDPAEYENLAVSSEIKELFQYITRYTPQSIELDHKLKPFIPDYIPAVGDIDAFIKIPRPDGADDSLGLNVLDEPCAKQSDPTVLDLQLRAISKQTTTKAMQVRSIENASKNPKLINNWIESIRDLHRSKPPPTVHYTKTMPEIDDLMQEWPPEFEELLKTVGLPTADIDCDLGQYVEILCAVLDIPIYQSKIQALHVLFTLYSEFKNSQHFKSLAEENKLDNALKRGAEGGDDDEPDRLVL; the protein is encoded by the exons ATGGCGGATGATTCTGAAGACGAAAAGCCAGGA ACTAAACTTGTGAGTAACCAGCTATATGATGAATCGGTAGAGGTGCCAGACGCCGAAGAAGTTGCCTCAGTCTACACCCCGAGTCCCAGGCAGCCAGGTCTCCTACCAG GTCCAAATAGTCATCTGGGTGGTGCCCGTGGCAGCCCCTCTGCAATGGCAGACCAAAGTGATGAAGACTTTGAGACAGGACCCATGGAGAccaag CCCATCTCACAGAGTATGCCCCAGCAAGCTCTTCAACGGCCAGAAGGATCTgaggacgatgatgatgatgacgatgacgatgatgacgacgacgagaCAGGATCGTCGGAAGAAGAGGAGGACGATGACGACAATGTTGGTACCAGGCTAGAAGG GGCATACGATCCAGCGGAGTATGAGAATCTTGCCGTATCGTCAGAGATCAAGGAACTGTTTCAGTATATCACACGGTACACACCGCAGTCCATCGAGCTTGACCACAAACTTAAGCCCTTCATTCCCGACTACATTCCGGCGGTGGGCGACATCGACGCCTTCATCAAG ATTCCACGTCCGGACGGCGCAGACGACTCCCTCGGTCTCAACGTGCTGGACGAGCCCTGCGCCAAGCAGTCTGACCCGACAGTGCTCGACCTCCAGCTGAGGGCCATCTCGAAGCAGACGACCACAAAGGCCATGCAG GTCAGAAGCATCGAGAATGCCAGCAAGAATCCCAAACTGATCAACAATTGGATCGAGAGCATCAGGGACCTGCACCGTTCAAAACCACCACCAACTGTACACTACACCAA GACCATGCCTGAGATTGACGACCTGATGCAGGAGTGGCCGCCGGAGTTTGAGGAGCTCTTGAAGACGGTGGGCCTCCCGACCGCGGACATCGACTGCGACCTCGGGCAGTACGTGGAGATCCTCTGCGCCGTGCTCGACATTCCCATCTACCAGAGCAAGATCCAGGCACTGCACGTCCTCTTCACGCTCTACTCGGAGTTCAAGAATTCGCAG CATTTCAAGAGCCTAGCAGAGGAGAACAAGTTGGACAACGCATTGAAACGAGGAGCCGAAGGAGGGGATGACGATGAACCCGATAGATTAGTTCTATGA